The Anabaena sp. WA102 genome contains a region encoding:
- the pheA gene encoding prephenate dehydratase produces MNQKIAHLGPPGTYAEQAAFFYLNWLKAHSDINSQRSFELCPYSTIAQSLQAIADKRAAIAVVPVENSIEGSVNMTMDSLWQLGNLKIQLALVLPIQHTLISYATSLDNIKTVYSHPQALAQCQEWISQFLPNVNLIPRNSTTEALQGLEEEVTTAAISSSRAAQLYNLPILARGINDYPENCTRFWVVSREENHPVDCTHTSLAFSVPANVPGALMKVLSVFAHLGINLSRIESRPTKRSLGEYLFYLDIEADVNAQIMKSALEELRNYTEILKIFGSYSVLPINL; encoded by the coding sequence ATGAACCAGAAAATCGCTCATTTAGGTCCGCCAGGAACTTATGCCGAACAAGCGGCTTTTTTTTATCTCAACTGGTTAAAAGCCCATTCGGATATTAATTCTCAAAGAAGCTTTGAATTATGTCCATATTCTACCATTGCTCAGTCCCTACAAGCAATCGCCGATAAACGAGCAGCCATAGCTGTTGTTCCGGTGGAAAATTCTATTGAGGGTAGTGTCAACATGACAATGGATAGCTTATGGCAATTAGGAAATTTAAAAATTCAATTAGCTTTAGTTTTACCAATCCAACATACATTAATTTCCTATGCCACAAGTTTAGATAATATTAAAACTGTCTATTCTCATCCTCAAGCGTTAGCGCAATGTCAAGAATGGATATCACAGTTCTTGCCAAATGTCAATTTAATTCCCCGAAATTCAACCACTGAAGCACTACAGGGATTAGAAGAAGAGGTCACTACAGCAGCTATATCTTCTAGTCGGGCGGCACAATTGTATAATTTACCTATTCTTGCCAGAGGGATTAATGATTATCCAGAAAACTGTACTCGGTTTTGGGTAGTAAGCAGGGAAGAAAATCATCCCGTTGATTGTACTCATACATCTTTAGCCTTTAGCGTGCCAGCCAATGTACCAGGTGCATTAATGAAAGTATTGTCAGTATTTGCTCATTTGGGTATTAATCTGAGTCGGATTGAATCGCGTCCGACAAAACGTTCTTTAGGGGAATATTTATTCTATTTGGATATTGAAGCAGATGTAAATGCACAAATTATGAAATCTGCTTTGGAAGAGTTGCGAAATTATACGGAAATTTTGAAAATTTTTGGTAGTTATAGTGTGTTACCAATTAATTTATAA
- a CDS encoding DUF1997 domain-containing protein has translation MVTKFIASQSVEISLPKQSIPIQHYLRQPQRLVNALADNTRIQQLSEEGFRLKMRPLSFMSLSIQPTVDMRVWADASGTVYLRSLGCEILGFEYINERFALNLKGYLSPVQLNGETYLQGKADLEVLVDIPQPFSFTPKSILETTGNGLLKSVLLTIKQRLLHHLLADYRHWVISQTQNNETDHNITDSGSVAQAILPSLNFE, from the coding sequence ATGGTTACTAAGTTTATTGCCTCTCAATCGGTGGAAATTTCCCTTCCTAAGCAATCTATTCCTATTCAACACTACCTGCGGCAGCCTCAACGTTTAGTCAATGCCTTAGCTGATAATACAAGAATTCAACAACTTTCTGAAGAAGGTTTTCGATTAAAAATGCGTCCTCTGTCTTTTATGTCACTGAGTATTCAGCCGACTGTAGACATGAGAGTCTGGGCAGATGCCAGCGGTACAGTTTATTTGCGATCGCTCGGTTGTGAGATATTGGGTTTTGAGTATATTAACGAAAGGTTTGCACTGAATTTAAAAGGCTATTTGTCACCAGTTCAACTCAATGGTGAAACTTACTTGCAAGGGAAAGCTGATTTGGAAGTTTTAGTAGACATACCGCAACCATTTTCCTTTACACCCAAATCAATTTTAGAAACTACAGGAAATGGATTGCTCAAAAGTGTATTACTAACAATTAAGCAAAGATTGTTACATCACCTCTTAGCAGATTATCGTCATTGGGTAATCTCACAAACTCAAAATAACGAAACTGATCATAACATCACTGATAGCGGTAGTGTGGCGCAAGCCATATTACCAAGTTTAAATTTTGAGTAG
- a CDS encoding ribonuclease HII, whose protein sequence is MADIKPASWDNSSWLEFSTYSNMQGAVGGVDEVGRGALFGPVVAAAVILPVDALSILMLDNIKDSKKLSSSRRTKLAQKIATLAVDWRIGYATTKEIDELNILQATLLAMKRAVLKLRVKPELFLIDGNQLVKNLPIPQETVVKGDERSLNIAAASIMAKVWRDDLLQRLALKYSLYDLEKNKGYGSPRHLLALQKYGPSSLHRRSFRPCQII, encoded by the coding sequence ATGGCAGACATTAAACCTGCATCCTGGGATAATTCGAGTTGGTTAGAGTTTTCTACTTACTCAAATATGCAGGGTGCAGTTGGGGGTGTAGATGAGGTAGGTAGGGGCGCTTTATTTGGTCCTGTGGTAGCGGCGGCAGTTATATTACCAGTAGACGCTTTATCAATACTGATGTTAGATAATATTAAGGATAGTAAAAAGTTGTCTAGTTCTCGGAGAACTAAACTGGCTCAAAAAATTGCCACGTTGGCTGTAGATTGGAGAATTGGTTATGCTACAACGAAGGAAATAGATGAGTTGAATATTTTACAGGCGACTCTTTTGGCTATGAAGCGGGCTGTTTTGAAGTTGCGGGTAAAGCCGGAACTGTTTTTGATTGATGGTAATCAGTTGGTGAAGAATTTGCCAATACCTCAAGAAACAGTTGTCAAAGGTGATGAGCGATCGCTTAATATTGCCGCAGCTAGTATCATGGCAAAGGTTTGGCGTGATGATTTGCTGCAACGGTTAGCGTTAAAATATTCCCTGTATGATCTAGAAAAAAATAAAGGTTATGGAAGTCCGCGTCATTTACTCGCACTTCAAAAATACGGACCTTCATCTTTACATCGTCGCTCTTTTCGTCCCTGCCAAATAATTTGA
- a CDS encoding efflux RND transporter periplasmic adaptor subunit: protein MNIKNPIPWLIGLTAFGLSGMGIAYFSHWYQPSKKDITDLTVPVTTSNLNIKIKTNGVVQPVRKINISPREAGRIAKLYVDEGSSVQKGQLIAEMERQAFQAQVNQYRALLWKAKAELQEKRKGYRPEEIAIAQADVRKYTAQVREAESRLVLASQRVKRRQYPVSQGAISRDELDAALNEEKSAKDNLEQAKFSLISAQQQLKKLLSGYQTEEITKAGAEVAQATAQLQFYENQLENTFIRAPFSGLITRRFAQAGDFVTPNTSVSTNEGGTSASIAELSSGLEIEAKVPEVNMAQIQKNQPVEIRLDAFPDQVFQGKVRLIAPRGVKEENVTFMRVKIALATGQDKLKVGLNVKLTFLVNDIRNALVIPSAAVVSGKQGQVGVLLPDKDNQAKFHPIQVGITSGDKTQILGGLSEGERVFIQPPANQLIDGVDRPMGS, encoded by the coding sequence ATGAACATCAAAAATCCGATTCCTTGGCTCATTGGGCTGACTGCATTTGGTTTATCTGGAATGGGTATTGCTTACTTCAGCCATTGGTATCAACCCAGCAAAAAAGATATTACAGATTTAACAGTCCCTGTGACTACCAGCAACTTAAACATTAAAATCAAAACCAATGGAGTCGTGCAACCAGTTCGCAAAATTAACATTAGCCCAAGAGAAGCCGGTCGAATTGCCAAACTCTATGTAGATGAAGGTAGTTCTGTCCAAAAAGGACAATTAATCGCAGAAATGGAGCGTCAAGCCTTTCAAGCCCAGGTGAATCAGTATCGAGCGCTGTTATGGAAGGCAAAAGCCGAATTACAAGAAAAGCGTAAGGGTTATAGACCAGAAGAAATTGCGATCGCTCAAGCTGATGTACGTAAGTATACAGCCCAAGTCCGGGAAGCTGAATCTCGCTTGGTATTAGCCTCTCAACGAGTTAAGCGTAGGCAATATCCTGTATCTCAAGGAGCAATCTCCCGTGATGAACTAGATGCGGCTTTAAATGAAGAAAAAAGTGCTAAAGATAACTTAGAACAAGCTAAATTTAGTCTGATATCTGCCCAACAACAACTGAAAAAACTACTTTCCGGTTATCAAACTGAGGAAATTACCAAAGCCGGTGCTGAAGTAGCTCAAGCAACTGCCCAATTACAATTTTACGAAAATCAGTTAGAAAATACTTTCATTCGCGCTCCTTTCTCTGGCTTAATTACCCGACGTTTTGCCCAAGCGGGGGACTTTGTAACTCCAAATACTTCTGTTTCCACTAATGAAGGGGGAACTAGTGCCTCCATTGCCGAATTATCCAGTGGTTTGGAAATAGAAGCTAAAGTTCCCGAAGTAAATATGGCGCAGATTCAGAAAAATCAGCCTGTAGAAATTCGCCTTGATGCTTTTCCTGATCAAGTTTTTCAAGGGAAAGTCCGTTTGATTGCCCCCAGAGGAGTTAAGGAAGAAAATGTCACATTTATGCGAGTCAAGATTGCTTTGGCAACGGGTCAAGATAAACTCAAGGTAGGGCTAAATGTGAAGTTAACTTTTCTAGTAAATGACATTCGCAATGCTTTGGTAATTCCTTCGGCTGCTGTGGTTTCTGGTAAACAGGGGCAAGTGGGTGTATTGTTACCAGATAAGGATAATCAAGCCAAATTTCATCCGATACAGGTAGGAATTACTTCTGGTGATAAAACGCAAATTTTGGGCGGACTTTCTGAGGGTGAACGGGTTTTTATCCAACCACCAGCTAATCAATTAATTGATGGTGTTGATCGTCCTATGGGATCTTAG
- a CDS encoding TIGR03960 family B12-binding radical SAM protein, with protein MAVLVEQLITSDILKPARYLGNERLAVHKPWDTATIRWVLTYPEVYEVGASNLGHIILYNILNAQPRQLCDRAYLPGADLAAKLRTTQTPLFAVESKRWLTDFDILGFSLSYELGCTNILEMLDLAGIPVTREERLQGNYPLIFAGGQTATSNPEPYTDFFDFMVLGDGEELLPEIGLVLEEGKKSGLSRQELLLDLAQIPGVYVPQFYEMGVGGAVYPLRPDVPKRVLRRVATPIPAYSIGLVPYVETVHDRLTIEIRRGCTRGCRFCQPGMLTRPARDVEPEKVVEAIEKGMRETGYNEFSLLSLSCSDYLALPAVGMEIKNRLKNDNISLTLPSQRVDRFDENIANILGGTRQGGLTFAPEAGTQRMRDIVNKGLTNEELLRGVKTAWSQGWDKIKLYFMIGLPGETDADVIGIVETVRWLKQECWEKGRRSLNFTLTISNFTPKPHTPFQWHSVSTTEFARKQNLLREEFRGMRNVKVNFTDFRISAMEDFIGRGDRTLGKVLHRAWKLGAGMDAWFDNVDKAFTAWGTAITEAGLDWKYRQVENGEWNLFAVSNNEQETLSPLDTPLPWDHIDTGIDKKWLQQDLQRALEAAIVPDCSFEGCSHCGVCGTDFGHNVVMAAPPIPSFAGDFVPNTTKAQRLRVCFGKQGNMALVSHLDLMRLFDRVMRRAGLPITFTGGFHPGPRIALASALSLGATSSGEIVDFELTEPIDVATFHTQLVKQLPTDIPVYNVVEIDIKSPSATQKLEAAEYLLTLSTAQSEGQSAQWQNWIETIKHQEEILSAHTTKSGKQQLINLRDRLWEIELISVSHQELDSIAVVRYLGSCRPDGVILRPEQILSMLETVANVEFHILHIHRQRLVVCQPENDG; from the coding sequence GTGGCTGTTTTAGTTGAACAATTAATAACATCGGATATTTTAAAACCTGCCCGTTACCTGGGTAATGAGCGTTTAGCAGTCCATAAACCTTGGGATACGGCAACAATCCGTTGGGTTTTGACCTATCCAGAAGTGTATGAGGTAGGGGCATCAAATTTAGGGCATATCATCTTATACAATATTTTGAATGCCCAGCCTCGCCAGTTATGCGATCGCGCTTATCTACCAGGAGCGGATTTAGCCGCCAAACTTCGCACCACGCAGACACCCCTGTTTGCAGTGGAATCTAAACGGTGGTTGACGGACTTCGATATTTTAGGCTTTAGTCTCAGTTACGAATTAGGATGCACCAATATTTTAGAAATGTTGGACTTAGCCGGAATCCCCGTGACTAGAGAAGAACGGTTACAGGGAAATTACCCGCTAATTTTTGCCGGTGGACAAACAGCAACCTCTAACCCCGAACCCTATACAGATTTCTTCGATTTCATGGTTTTGGGAGATGGTGAAGAACTACTTCCCGAAATTGGCTTGGTTTTAGAAGAAGGGAAAAAATCAGGCTTGAGTCGTCAAGAACTATTATTAGACCTGGCGCAAATTCCTGGTGTCTATGTGCCGCAGTTCTATGAGATGGGTGTAGGTGGGGCTGTATATCCCCTGCGTCCAGATGTACCCAAAAGAGTCCTCAGAAGAGTCGCCACACCCATTCCTGCCTATTCTATCGGCTTAGTTCCTTATGTAGAAACAGTACATGATCGCCTCACCATTGAAATTCGTCGCGGTTGTACTCGCGGTTGTCGCTTCTGTCAACCAGGAATGCTAACTAGACCAGCGAGGGATGTCGAACCGGAAAAAGTGGTAGAAGCTATAGAAAAGGGAATGCGGGAAACTGGTTACAATGAGTTTTCCCTCTTGTCTTTAAGTTGTTCAGATTATTTAGCCCTACCAGCGGTGGGGATGGAAATAAAAAATCGCTTAAAAAATGACAACATTTCCCTCACCTTACCTAGTCAAAGAGTAGATAGGTTTGATGAAAATATTGCCAATATCCTGGGAGGTACGCGCCAAGGTGGGTTAACCTTTGCCCCAGAAGCGGGTACACAAAGAATGCGGGATATTGTCAATAAGGGTTTGACAAATGAAGAGTTATTGCGGGGTGTAAAAACAGCGTGGTCACAAGGTTGGGATAAAATCAAGCTGTATTTTATGATTGGTTTACCCGGTGAAACAGATGCCGATGTGATTGGCATTGTGGAAACGGTAAGATGGTTAAAGCAAGAATGTTGGGAAAAGGGCAGAAGATCCTTAAACTTCACTTTGACCATTTCCAACTTTACCCCCAAACCCCATACTCCCTTTCAATGGCATTCAGTCTCCACAACTGAGTTTGCGAGAAAGCAAAACCTACTCAGAGAAGAATTTCGGGGAATGCGGAATGTGAAAGTAAATTTCACGGATTTTCGGATCTCGGCGATGGAAGACTTTATTGGTAGAGGCGATCGCACTCTGGGGAAAGTGTTACATCGGGCTTGGAAATTGGGTGCAGGCATGGATGCTTGGTTTGATAATGTAGATAAAGCCTTTACAGCTTGGGGAACAGCCATTACCGAAGCCGGTCTAGACTGGAAATACCGTCAAGTGGAAAATGGCGAATGGAATCTGTTTGCTGTCAGCAACAACGAACAAGAAACTCTATCACCTCTGGATACTCCCTTACCTTGGGATCATATTGATACTGGCATTGATAAAAAGTGGCTGCAACAAGACCTACAACGCGCTCTAGAAGCTGCAATTGTCCCTGACTGCTCTTTTGAAGGTTGTTCTCATTGTGGAGTCTGTGGCACTGATTTCGGTCATAATGTGGTTATGGCTGCACCACCCATTCCCAGCTTTGCCGGCGATTTTGTTCCCAACACCACCAAAGCCCAACGATTGCGAGTATGCTTTGGTAAACAAGGAAATATGGCTTTAGTCAGTCACTTAGATTTGATGCGTCTATTTGATCGAGTTATGCGCCGTGCTGGTTTACCCATCACCTTCACAGGTGGTTTTCATCCTGGACCGAGGATTGCTTTAGCCAGTGCTTTAAGTTTAGGTGCTACCAGTAGTGGAGAAATAGTTGATTTTGAGTTGACTGAACCAATTGATGTGGCAACTTTTCATACCCAATTGGTTAAACAACTACCTACTGACATTCCTGTGTATAATGTGGTAGAAATAGACATTAAGTCTCCCTCCGCTACCCAAAAGCTAGAAGCAGCCGAGTATTTACTCACATTGTCTACAGCCCAAAGCGAGGGACAATCGGCACAATGGCAAAACTGGATTGAGACTATTAAACATCAAGAGGAGATTTTATCGGCACATACAACCAAATCCGGTAAACAGCAATTAATAAATCTGCGCGATCGCCTGTGGGAGATAGAATTAATTTCAGTCTCTCACCAAGAATTGGACTCAATAGCCGTTGTGCGTTACTTGGGTAGCTGTCGTCCTGATGGAGTAATCTTGCGTCCTGAGCAAATCTTGTCTATGCTGGAAACAGTGGCAAATGTAGAATTTCACATCTTGCATATCCACCGCCAGCGTCTAGTAGTCTGTCAACCCGAAAATGACGGGTGA
- a CDS encoding Rne/Rng family ribonuclease, which yields MPKQIIIAEQYQIAAVFSEDQIQELVVATGHHQIGDIYLGVVENVLPGIDAAFVNIGDPERNGFIHVTDLGPLRLKRSAAAITELLTPQQKTLVQVMKEPTGSKGPRLTGNITLPGRYVVLMPYGRGVNLSRRIKSESERNRLRALAILVKPAGMGLLVRTEAEGKPEEAIIEDLEVLQKQWEIVQQEAVTSRAPALLNRDDDFIQRVLRDMYGSDVNRIVVDSSTGLKRVKQYLQNWSGGQTPQGLLIDHHRDRSPILEYFRINAAVREALRPRVDLPSGGYVIIQPTEALTVIDVNSGSFTRSATARETVLWTNCEAAAEIARQLRLRNIAGVIVVDFIDMESRRDQMQVLEHFNKALKADKARPQIAQLTELGLVELTRKRQGQNIYELFGETCPTCGGLGHTVRLPGELENRLPIPAADIPERFVPMPQRESRPPAPTTRIPDIGSVPQVTPKDVYDGFGDGFETEPEFSSLHLINHPSYQELNDKRRTRTRRSRISVNGGNGKDESRLPSNPLAFVNDPDLDLEEPELPIPEISPPTINKSGWTERPERTKVKLDPIKVEPPEVITVEMSAKEQDTYAEMGISPLLKLDREGKNPRSVIINVVQPGQSPIEESEVVPEPIVTEKTLPEVVAIKLPTSKFEIEEDSSFPPLVIFPELTEILGEKATKAEGKIEPEKETKVEEKTEIEKEIESDSNSSSIPNRRRRRRSSALDTDGFGL from the coding sequence ATGCCAAAACAAATTATCATCGCGGAGCAGTATCAAATTGCTGCTGTATTTTCAGAAGATCAAATACAAGAACTCGTTGTAGCTACGGGTCATCACCAAATTGGTGATATCTATCTGGGTGTAGTAGAAAATGTATTACCTGGGATAGATGCGGCTTTTGTCAATATCGGCGATCCAGAACGCAACGGATTTATTCACGTCACTGATTTAGGTCCATTAAGGCTGAAACGTAGTGCAGCAGCAATCACAGAACTGTTGACACCACAACAAAAAACCTTAGTGCAGGTGATGAAAGAGCCAACCGGATCAAAAGGTCCCAGGCTCACAGGTAATATCACATTACCTGGACGTTATGTAGTGTTAATGCCCTATGGACGAGGGGTAAATTTATCGAGACGGATTAAAAGCGAAAGTGAACGTAACCGCCTCAGAGCTTTGGCTATTTTAGTGAAACCAGCAGGGATGGGGTTACTGGTACGCACAGAAGCAGAAGGTAAGCCAGAAGAAGCCATTATTGAAGATTTGGAAGTGCTGCAAAAGCAGTGGGAAATTGTCCAGCAAGAAGCAGTGACTTCCCGTGCGCCGGCTCTACTGAATCGTGATGATGACTTTATTCAGCGCGTTCTTAGAGATATGTATGGTAGTGATGTGAATCGCATAGTTGTTGATTCCAGCACTGGTTTAAAACGAGTGAAGCAGTATTTACAAAACTGGAGTGGTGGACAAACACCCCAAGGATTGTTAATTGATCATCACCGCGATCGCTCACCCATTTTAGAATATTTCCGCATCAATGCCGCTGTCCGTGAAGCCCTCAGACCGAGGGTAGATTTACCATCAGGCGGTTATGTGATCATCCAACCAACGGAAGCTTTAACAGTCATAGACGTGAACTCCGGTTCATTCACCCGTTCGGCAACTGCTAGAGAAACAGTGCTGTGGACAAACTGCGAAGCAGCAGCGGAAATTGCTCGTCAGTTACGGTTGCGGAACATTGCAGGTGTGATTGTGGTTGATTTCATTGATATGGAATCCCGACGTGATCAAATGCAAGTTTTAGAACACTTTAACAAAGCTCTTAAAGCTGATAAAGCCCGTCCCCAAATTGCCCAACTGACTGAACTAGGTTTGGTGGAACTTACTCGTAAGCGTCAAGGTCAAAACATTTATGAATTGTTTGGCGAAACTTGTCCTACTTGTGGCGGCTTAGGACATACCGTCAGATTACCTGGAGAACTAGAAAACCGTCTGCCTATCCCGGCTGCGGACATCCCAGAGCGATTTGTACCCATGCCTCAAAGGGAATCTCGTCCACCTGCACCCACTACTCGCATACCTGATATCGGTAGTGTGCCACAAGTGACACCAAAAGATGTCTATGATGGCTTTGGTGATGGATTTGAAACTGAACCGGAATTTAGTTCTCTGCATCTGATCAATCATCCTAGTTACCAAGAATTAAATGATAAGCGTCGTACCCGGACCCGCCGTAGCCGCATTAGTGTGAATGGTGGTAACGGTAAGGATGAATCCCGCTTACCTAGTAATCCTCTAGCTTTTGTTAATGATCCAGATTTAGACTTAGAAGAACCTGAATTACCAATACCAGAAATCTCTCCCCCAACTATTAATAAATCAGGTTGGACGGAAAGACCAGAACGGACAAAGGTAAAATTAGACCCGATTAAGGTAGAACCACCAGAGGTGATTACGGTGGAAATGTCAGCAAAGGAACAGGATACTTATGCTGAAATGGGAATTTCTCCTTTACTCAAGTTAGATCGGGAGGGAAAAAATCCTAGATCGGTGATTATCAATGTTGTGCAACCAGGACAATCACCTATTGAAGAATCTGAAGTTGTTCCTGAACCAATTGTTACTGAAAAAACACTTCCTGAAGTTGTCGCTATTAAACTACCGACATCAAAATTTGAGATAGAAGAAGATTCATCCTTTCCACCATTAGTAATATTTCCAGAATTGACAGAAATTCTTGGAGAAAAAGCAACTAAAGCTGAAGGAAAAATAGAACCTGAGAAAGAAACTAAAGTTGAAGAAAAAACGGAAATTGAAAAAGAAATAGAATCTGATAGTAATAGTAGTTCTATTCCTAATCGTCGTCGTCGTCGTCGTTCATCAGCCTTAGATACAGATGGTTTTGGACTGTGA
- a CDS encoding ABC transporter permease, whose product MNLLESVNMAFATLAANKLRSGLTMLGIIIGNASVISMIGIGQGAQNLVLGKLEAFGANQLTVYSNFEDDEGMKFPDAQLVLSDAEAIKAQVPSVSKVAPIDEQKMPISFNNKLTSTTVKGTTSDLLAVQNLVLATGRMFNQKQQQQQAQVTVLGAETSRKLFGDENPVGQEVMINNISFQVIGLLQSKGAFAGENLDQTAIVPLTTFANRLVGRRSISDIPLSYILVTAKNRDSVRAAGFQITNILARLHGKKDVAVFANKKFQELVVQVTSILSLLLALIAAISLLVGGIGIMNIMLVSVTERTQEIGLRKAVGATQNDILAQFLIEAIILSLSGCLLGIILGVGGTIPLAFFTPLTPQFPLYAIAVAVTISGSIGLVFGVFPARQAAMLDPIVALRSG is encoded by the coding sequence ATGAATTTGCTAGAAAGTGTGAACATGGCTTTTGCAACTCTCGCTGCTAATAAACTCCGTAGCGGACTAACTATGCTGGGAATAATTATTGGCAATGCTTCTGTTATTAGTATGATTGGGATTGGACAGGGCGCACAAAATCTTGTATTGGGCAAACTTGAGGCTTTTGGCGCAAATCAACTCACGGTATATAGTAATTTTGAAGATGATGAAGGCATGAAATTTCCTGATGCCCAATTGGTGTTATCAGACGCAGAAGCAATTAAAGCTCAAGTTCCTAGTGTTAGCAAAGTTGCTCCTATAGATGAGCAGAAAATGCCAATTAGCTTTAATAATAAATTAACATCCACAACTGTTAAAGGAACTACGTCTGATTTGCTCGCTGTGCAAAATCTTGTTCTTGCCACTGGTAGAATGTTTAATCAAAAACAACAGCAACAACAGGCTCAAGTCACTGTTTTGGGTGCAGAAACTAGCCGCAAGTTGTTCGGTGATGAAAATCCTGTGGGACAAGAAGTGATGATTAATAATATCTCGTTTCAAGTTATTGGTTTATTGCAATCAAAGGGTGCATTTGCTGGGGAGAATTTGGATCAAACTGCAATTGTCCCACTGACAACATTTGCTAATAGATTAGTTGGACGTAGATCAATATCTGATATTCCTCTCAGTTATATTTTAGTGACTGCCAAAAATAGAGATAGTGTTCGCGCGGCAGGTTTTCAAATTACTAATATTCTGGCTCGACTACATGGTAAGAAAGATGTGGCTGTTTTCGCTAATAAAAAGTTTCAAGAATTGGTAGTTCAGGTGACTAGTATTTTATCTTTATTATTAGCTTTAATTGCTGCCATTTCTCTGTTAGTAGGTGGAATTGGTATCATGAATATTATGTTAGTTTCTGTGACTGAACGCACTCAAGAAATTGGTTTACGCAAGGCAGTTGGGGCAACTCAGAATGATATTTTAGCGCAGTTTTTAATTGAGGCAATTATTCTCTCTCTTTCTGGCTGTTTGCTGGGGATAATTTTAGGAGTTGGGGGAACTATCCCCTTGGCATTTTTCACGCCTTTAACTCCTCAATTTCCTCTATATGCGATCGCTGTGGCTGTGACAATATCTGGTAGCATAGGCTTAGTTTTCGGTGTCTTTCCCGCCCGACAAGCTGCTATGTTAGATCCCATTGTCGCCCTCAGAAGTGGCTGA
- a CDS encoding GDSL-type esterase/lipase family protein has protein sequence MPSFPTSTLMQISVAPKLCQPLKIVALGDSLVYGYGDPEKGGWVEQLRRWWMLPDSVGHVLYNLGVRGDRTQQICQRLEAEFRHRGEIRNRVPDLIILSVGVNDTPRLRSPNGRNYTDFSQFESEIATLLDQSQKLCPVLFVGMVPVDESKMPFLDCLFYNHADQYRYKEATRQACEQRQIPYLDIFDQWMQRSQGWRSDRLTSDGLHPNTLGYQDLLEAVLNWKELSQYHCQADYRAELQQELR, from the coding sequence ATGCCAAGTTTTCCGACTTCTACCTTAATGCAAATATCTGTAGCGCCAAAACTTTGTCAACCTTTAAAGATTGTCGCCTTGGGGGATAGCCTAGTATATGGATACGGTGATCCAGAGAAAGGCGGTTGGGTGGAACAATTGCGACGGTGGTGGATGTTACCGGACAGTGTGGGTCATGTGCTTTATAATTTGGGGGTAAGGGGCGATCGCACACAACAAATATGCCAACGTTTAGAAGCAGAATTTCGTCACCGGGGAGAAATCCGCAATCGTGTTCCTGACTTGATTATTTTGTCTGTGGGTGTTAACGATACACCTCGGTTAAGAAGTCCTAACGGCAGAAATTACACAGATTTTAGTCAGTTTGAATCAGAAATCGCTACATTGCTGGATCAATCTCAAAAACTCTGCCCCGTGCTGTTTGTGGGGATGGTTCCCGTAGACGAAAGCAAAATGCCCTTCCTTGATTGTTTATTCTATAATCATGCCGACCAATACCGCTACAAAGAAGCAACACGACAAGCTTGTGAACAAAGACAAATTCCCTATTTAGATATTTTTGATCAATGGATGCAGCGGAGTCAAGGATGGAGAAGCGATCGCCTCACCAGTGACGGACTGCACCCCAACACACTGGGTTATCAGGACTTGTTAGAAGCCGTACTCAACTGGAAAGAATTATCCCAATATCATTGTCAAGCTGATTATCGGGCAGAATTACAGCAGGAGTTAAGATAA